In Chelonia mydas isolate rCheMyd1 chromosome 10, rCheMyd1.pri.v2, whole genome shotgun sequence, a single window of DNA contains:
- the LOC114020842 gene encoding zona pellucida sperm-binding protein 3-like produces the protein MSGSSQMTPDSLVYRTSLKYNPTPASNPVILRTNPAVIPIECHYPRKDNVSSKAIKLMWVPFSSTLSAEERLDFSLHLMNDDWSAERPSNGFQLGEVMHIQADVSTGNHVALWLFVDSCVATLSPDRDSSPRYAVIDFNGCLVDGRSDDTTSAFISPRQDTLQFMMDVFRFAGDDLDHLLSESHCS, from the exons ATGTCTGGTTCTTCCCAGATGACCCCAGACTCCCTGGTTTACAGAACAAGCCTGAAGTAtaaccccacccctgccagcaacCCAGTGATCCTGAGAACCAATCCGGCTGTGATTCCCATTGAGTGTCACTA TCCCAGGAAGGACAATGTGAGCAGTAAAGCCATCAAGCTGATGTGGGTTCCCTTCAGTTCCACCCTGTCTGCTGAGGAGAGGCTGGATTTCTCCCTGCACCTGATGAATG ATGACTGGAGTGCTGAGAGACCCTCCAATGGATTCCAGCTGGGGGAGGTCATGCATATCCAAGCTGATGTCAGCACTGGGAACCATGTGGCTCTTTGGCTCTTTGTGGACAGCTGTGTGGCCACCCTGAGCCCAGACAGGGACTCCTCTCCCCGCTAcgctgtcattgacttcaatgg GTGCCTGGTGGATGGGAGATCAGATGACACCACCTCGGCCTTCATATCCCCCAGGCAGGACACATTGCAGTTCATGATGGATGTGTTCAGGTTTGCAGGAGATG ATCTAGATCATCTGCTATCTGAAAGTCACTGCAGCTGA